The following are encoded in a window of Candidatus Zixiibacteriota bacterium genomic DNA:
- a CDS encoding segregation/condensation protein A, giving the protein MTTEDLLKINPYSGEFEPSYEVKLEKFEGPLDLLLYLIKKDEIDIYDIPIARITRQYLEYVELMQMLNLDIAGEFILMAATLINIKSRMLLPRNEEEEADDPREALIMALLEYEKYKKAALNMREHEEAERRFMKREDFSYLDLAPEETFTLEATIFDLMKAFKEAMENLEREAYHSVKVEEVHIEDRIARIEKILSAKDYATFRELFSDNPTRLVLVVTLLAILELIKANRLRVRQAAPFGEIRVYSRHDD; this is encoded by the coding sequence ATGACGACTGAAGATCTGCTCAAGATCAATCCTTATTCCGGTGAATTCGAGCCCTCCTATGAGGTCAAGCTGGAGAAATTCGAAGGACCGCTCGATCTCCTGCTGTACCTGATCAAGAAAGATGAAATCGATATCTACGATATCCCGATCGCGAGGATCACCCGTCAGTATCTCGAGTATGTCGAACTGATGCAGATGCTTAACCTCGACATAGCCGGCGAGTTTATCCTGATGGCGGCGACATTGATCAATATCAAGTCGCGCATGCTCCTGCCCAGAAATGAGGAGGAGGAAGCTGACGACCCTCGCGAGGCGTTGATTATGGCTCTTCTGGAGTACGAAAAATACAAAAAAGCGGCCCTGAATATGCGAGAACATGAAGAGGCCGAACGCCGTTTCATGAAGCGCGAGGATTTCTCATACCTGGATCTTGCGCCTGAGGAAACTTTTACCCTCGAAGCCACGATCTTCGATTTGATGAAAGCTTTCAAAGAGGCGATGGAAAACCTCGAGCGGGAAGCCTATCATTCGGTAAAAGTCGAGGAAGTGCACATCGAGGATCGGATTGCCAGGATCGAGAAAATACTGTCGGCGAAAGACTATGCGACTTTCAGGGAGCTTTTTTCAGACAACCCGACCAGGCTTGTACTGGTGGTAACGCTTCTGGCAATACTTGAATTAATCAAAGCAAATCGTTTACGGGTCCGCCAGGCGGCACCGTTTGGTGAGATCAGAGTTTATTCGAGGCATGATGACTGA